The following are encoded in a window of Oncorhynchus keta strain PuntledgeMale-10-30-2019 unplaced genomic scaffold, Oket_V2 Un_contig_2998_pilon_pilon, whole genome shotgun sequence genomic DNA:
- the LOC127923530 gene encoding LOW QUALITY PROTEIN: protein Flattop-like (The sequence of the model RefSeq protein was modified relative to this genomic sequence to represent the inferred CDS: deleted 1 base in 1 codon) translates to MQPVNDKQSRWPPGMSSGYSANQYENAFNSQKLQNWTVPKHFKEGPSAAEGHTIFIASDRGHLLPGVKAKRGSAWPDFKGTWELPARLPPASINPTARSEEGRQRLTHTYKHSHTHSGLDIHTHMADKTTTTPAADSQMEEVQTCNAPTSERPVTGERPVTGQSGRGARPLTQASERERAVSTLTHSRRREQPLEGTPRLEREQPLEGTPRLEREQPLEGTPRLEREQPLEGTPRLEREQPLEGTPRLEREQPLEGTPRLEREQPLEGTPRLEREQPLEGTPRLERENLLQLPKIITHRLTSKHVYLPISFSLHLSLEQSHTQNICCFLMY, encoded by the exons atgcaacctgTCAACGACAAACAGAGTCGCTGGCCGCCAGGCATGTCGTCGGGTTACTCGGCTAATCAG TATGAAAATGCTTTCAACTCGCAGAAACTGCAAAATTGGACCGTGCCGAAGCATTTCAAGGAGG ggccctcagCAGCCGAGGGTCACACCATCTTCATCGCCAGTGACCGAGGACATCTCCTACCGGGAGTGAAGGCTAAG cgTGGCAGTGCGTGGCCAGATTTTAAGGGGACATGGGAGCTGCCTGCTCGTCTCCCTCCTGCCTCCATCAACCCCACGGCTCGCTCTGAGGAGGGCAGACagcgtctcacacacacatacaaacactcacacacacactccggacTTGACATCCACACACACATGGCTGACAAAACCACCACCACACCAGCCGCAGACAGTCAGATGGAAGAGGTTCAG ACCTGCAATGCCCCAACctcagagagaccagtcacagGAGAAAGACCAGTCACTGGGCAATCAGGTCGTGGGGCGAGACCTTTGACTCaagcctcagagagagagagagcagtgtcc ACCCTGacacacagcaggaggagagagcagcCACTAGAGGGAACACCTCGGCTGGAGAGAGAGCAGCCACTAGAGGGAACACCTCGGCTGGAGAGAGAGCAGCCGCTAGAGGGAACACCTCGGCTGGAGAGAGAGCAGCCACTAGAGGGAACACCTCGGCTGGAGAGAGAGCAGCCGCTAGAGGGAACACCTCGGCTGGAGAGAGAGCAGCCACTAGAGGGAACACCTCGGCTGGAGAGAGAGCAGCCACTAGAGGGAACACCTCGGCTGGAGAGAGAGCAGCCACTAGAGGGAACACCtcggctggagagagagaaccttcTACAGCTGCCCAAGATAATCACACACAGGTTGACTAGTAAACATGTctacctccccatctctttctctctccatctttctctagAGCAGTCTCACACCCAGAATATATGTTGTTTCCTGATGTACTGA